The Humulus lupulus chromosome 4, drHumLupu1.1, whole genome shotgun sequence genome has a window encoding:
- the LOC133829163 gene encoding phospholipid-transporting ATPase 2-like yields MAYNVFYTSVPVLVSVLDKDLSEETVMQHPQILFYCQAGRLLNPSTFAGWFRRSLFHAIVVFVISIHAYDNEKSEMEEISLVALSGCIWLQAFVMILETK; encoded by the exons ATGGCTTATAATGTTTTCTACACTAGTGTTCCTGTTCTAGTCAGTGTCCTAGACAAAGATCTTAGTGAAGAAACAGTGATGCAGCATCCACAAATTTTGTTTTATTGTCAAGCAGGAAG ACTTCTGAATCCTAGCACATTCGCTGGATGGTTTAGAAGATCTCTTTTTCAT GCAATTGTTGTATTTGTAATCAGCATACATGCCTATGATAATGAAAAAAGTGAAATGGAGGAGATCTCATTGGTTGCTCTCTCTGGATGTATTTGGTTGCAGGCTTTTGTTATGATATTAGAAACAAAGTAA